The Xenorhabdus doucetiae genome has a window encoding:
- the modC gene encoding molybdenum ABC transporter ATP-binding protein ModC, which translates to MLELDFEQRLGELHMQLDTTLPTESITAIFGLSGAGKTSLINVIAGLSRPQQGRIVLNGSTLVDTERNLFLPPEKRRIGYVFQDARLFPHYRVKGNLQYGMAPEMKPQFDSIVSLLGIEHLLSRFPGTLSGGEKQRVAIGRALLTAPELLLMDEPLASLDLPRKRELLPYLEKLSADVKIPILYVSHSLDEILRLADNVIVMDKGKIRATGTLEEVWSSSVLRPWLQKESLGSILKVSVMQHHQRYHMTAVAVADKLLWLPQINASPGTDLHIRIDASDVSLVLEPPKVSSIRNTLQVKVLEFFEDNGQVDVKLALNEHSLWARITPWAREELNLRAGQWLYAQIKSISLNRPL; encoded by the coding sequence ATGTTAGAACTGGATTTTGAACAGCGCTTGGGTGAGCTGCATATGCAACTTGATACCACGTTGCCCACAGAAAGCATCACCGCCATCTTTGGGCTTTCGGGGGCAGGAAAAACCTCACTGATCAATGTGATTGCGGGATTGAGCCGCCCACAACAAGGCCGCATTGTTTTAAACGGTTCTACGTTAGTGGATACGGAACGCAACCTCTTTTTGCCGCCAGAAAAGCGCCGAATTGGTTATGTTTTTCAGGATGCACGCCTGTTCCCGCATTATCGTGTGAAGGGAAATTTACAATACGGCATGGCACCAGAGATGAAACCGCAGTTTGACAGCATCGTTAGCCTGTTAGGGATTGAACATTTACTGTCACGTTTTCCCGGCACATTATCGGGTGGAGAAAAACAGCGGGTAGCGATTGGCCGGGCATTGCTGACCGCCCCTGAACTCCTGTTGATGGATGAGCCACTGGCATCATTAGATTTACCCCGTAAGCGCGAGTTATTACCTTATCTCGAAAAATTATCCGCAGACGTCAAAATCCCGATCCTGTATGTGAGTCACAGTTTGGATGAAATTTTACGTCTGGCAGATAATGTTATTGTCATGGACAAGGGAAAAATCCGGGCGACAGGAACCTTGGAAGAGGTTTGGTCGAGCAGTGTACTGCGTCCGTGGCTGCAAAAAGAGAGTCTGGGCAGCATCCTGAAAGTTTCGGTTATGCAACATCATCAGCGTTATCACATGACCGCCGTCGCGGTGGCGGATAAACTCCTTTGGTTACCGCAAATAAATGCCTCTCCGGGAACGGATCTGCATATCCGCATTGATGCCTCAGACGTTTCCTTAGTGCTGGAGCCACCAAAAGTCAGCAGCATCCGTAATACTTTGCAAGTCAAAGTCCTTGAGTTTTTTGAGGATAATGGTCAGGTCGATGTCAAGCTGGCGCTGAATGAACATAGTTTATGGGCGAGAATCACCCCTTGGGCACGGGAAGAGCTTAATCTGCGGGCTGGGCAATGGTTATATGCACAGATAAAGAGTATTTCGCTAAATCGCCCCTTATGA
- the modA gene encoding molybdate ABC transporter substrate-binding protein: MKKNVYPLLTGAVVSFALAGNVSAADKVTVFAAASLTNALDDIAALYNQKKQGDIVTSYASSSTLARQIEQGAPADIFISADQQWMNYATDKQLMAENTRHTLLGNQLVLIAPKESKLDKVAINRETKWASLLAGGRLAVGDPNHVPVGIYAKESLQYLHAWEMVNPLMARTNNVRSGMALVERGEVPLGIVYGSDAVASHKVKVVGVFPSESHKPVEYPIAIVKGHEKQAVRDFYDYLETPEAAAIFKRYGFTPL, from the coding sequence ATGAAAAAGAACGTTTATCCGTTGCTGACAGGGGCTGTAGTATCTTTTGCGCTGGCCGGAAATGTTTCGGCAGCAGATAAAGTGACAGTTTTTGCGGCGGCTTCATTAACCAATGCCTTGGATGATATTGCGGCACTGTATAACCAAAAGAAGCAGGGCGATATTGTGACTTCCTACGCTTCATCCTCGACACTGGCACGTCAGATAGAACAGGGTGCACCGGCGGATATTTTTATTTCTGCCGATCAGCAGTGGATGAATTACGCGACTGATAAACAATTAATGGCTGAGAATACCCGCCATACCTTGTTGGGTAACCAGCTTGTCCTGATTGCGCCTAAAGAGAGCAAACTGGATAAAGTGGCGATCAACCGGGAAACAAAATGGGCATCCTTGCTGGCAGGAGGGCGTTTAGCGGTGGGTGATCCCAATCATGTGCCGGTGGGTATTTACGCCAAAGAATCACTGCAATATTTGCATGCGTGGGAGATGGTTAATCCACTGATGGCGCGAACTAACAATGTGCGTAGTGGCATGGCACTGGTCGAGCGGGGCGAGGTGCCGTTGGGCATTGTTTACGGTTCTGATGCCGTTGCCAGCCATAAAGTGAAAGTGGTGGGTGTTTTCCCATCGGAAAGCCATAAACCAGTGGAATACCCGATTGCAATCGTTAAAGGTCATGAAAAACAGGCTGTGCGCGACTTTTATGACTATCTTGAGACCCCTGAAGCCGCGGCTATTTTTAAACGCTATGGTTTTACTCCACTGTAG
- the dnaB-PI gene encoding SPI-7-type island replicative DNA helicase, with amino-acid sequence MDIMAHDYLQAISDVAPSYAYAEAGVIGGLVLENDRWDDIVQLLAPEDFFFPAHRIMYQAIAELSEKNCPFDLITLTDMLTQQGKIDNVGGFAYVAEVCKNTPSAANIEGYARIAVEKSRLRQLLILCNSLSAEVFQPNIRSETLIEQAESQLFNLAEKGAIRQHQAMTLLQGADALISHLERIQGSNGITGTPTGFQILDEKTCGLQPGDLILLAARPSMGKTALALAFCLGALRHRDDAVVQIFSLEMPTSQLMLRLSAMEGGVALTALRSGILDDEQWGRISQSLDQFARWDQRLIIDDCSYQTPALLRARARRYTRQYGQPALIMVDYLQLMCAPGQENRTQEIAEISRSLKALGKELNCPVLALSQLNRQVENRSDKRPNNGDLRDSGSLEQDADLILHLYRDEVYHADTPDSGIAEIIIGKQRQGPTGTVRVRFDGQYTRFSDLSADTYGYGS; translated from the coding sequence ATGGATATTATGGCGCATGATTATCTACAGGCCATCAGTGACGTGGCTCCAAGTTACGCTTATGCCGAAGCGGGCGTTATTGGCGGGCTGGTGCTGGAGAATGATCGCTGGGATGACATTGTTCAGTTACTGGCACCAGAAGATTTTTTCTTTCCGGCACACCGGATAATGTATCAGGCCATCGCGGAACTGAGTGAAAAAAACTGCCCGTTCGATCTGATAACCCTGACCGATATGCTGACCCAACAGGGAAAAATCGACAATGTAGGGGGTTTTGCCTACGTGGCGGAAGTGTGTAAAAACACCCCCAGTGCGGCCAATATTGAGGGATATGCTCGTATTGCGGTAGAAAAAAGCCGCTTACGTCAGTTATTGATACTGTGTAATTCCCTTAGCGCGGAAGTCTTTCAGCCGAATATCCGTTCAGAAACCCTGATTGAACAAGCTGAAAGCCAGCTGTTTAATCTGGCGGAAAAAGGAGCCATTCGGCAGCATCAGGCCATGACCCTGCTGCAAGGGGCGGATGCCCTGATTTCCCATCTGGAGCGAATACAGGGCAGCAACGGGATTACCGGTACGCCAACGGGATTTCAGATTCTCGATGAAAAAACCTGTGGCTTGCAACCCGGTGATTTGATTTTGCTGGCCGCCCGTCCTTCGATGGGCAAGACCGCGCTGGCACTGGCATTCTGTCTCGGTGCACTGCGCCATCGTGACGATGCGGTGGTGCAGATTTTCAGTCTGGAAATGCCAACCTCACAACTGATGCTGCGTCTGTCTGCGATGGAAGGCGGGGTTGCTTTAACGGCCCTGCGCAGCGGGATATTGGATGATGAACAGTGGGGACGGATAAGCCAGAGTCTGGATCAGTTTGCCCGGTGGGATCAGCGGCTGATAATTGATGATTGCAGTTACCAGACCCCCGCGCTATTGCGTGCCCGCGCGCGCCGTTACACCCGTCAATACGGTCAGCCCGCCCTGATTATGGTGGACTATCTCCAGTTGATGTGTGCGCCCGGACAGGAAAACCGCACACAGGAAATTGCCGAAATCTCCCGCAGCCTGAAAGCCCTGGGCAAAGAGCTGAATTGTCCGGTACTGGCGCTGTCCCAGCTTAACCGCCAGGTCGAAAACCGATCCGACAAACGCCCCAATAACGGGGACTTGCGCGATTCCGGGTCACTGGAGCAGGATGCTGATTTGATCCTGCATCTTTACCGCGACGAGGTCTATCACGCTGATACCCCGGACAGCGGTATCGCTGAAATCATTATCGGTAAACAGCGTCAGGGCCCGACGGGGACGGTGCGGGTGCGTTTTGACGGTCAATATACCCGTTTTTCGGACTTATCAGCAGACACCTATGGCTACGGGAGTTAA
- a CDS encoding pyridoxal phosphatase: MSYRVIALDLDGTLLDPQKRILPESLAALNEARQSGIKVLIVTGRHHVAIHPFYQALQLDTPAICCNGAYSYDYHAKKVLASNPLSIQEASQVLSYLQDTEIQHLMYVDDAILYQFPHTVAQTLAWSDSLPEHQRPNIRQTGNFQDAIHNVGAIWKLATSSSDLVKLREISKQIEENLGLECEWSWFDQVDIAKKGNSKGMRLQQWVESQGMSMQEVIAFGDNYNDLSMLESVGLGVAMGNGVDAAKARADIVTRDNTQPGIAEILRKYVL, encoded by the coding sequence ATGTCATATCGCGTTATCGCGCTGGATCTCGATGGAACACTGCTTGATCCACAAAAACGTATTCTGCCAGAATCACTGGCGGCCCTAAATGAAGCCCGCCAGTCAGGAATCAAGGTCTTGATTGTCACCGGGCGCCATCATGTCGCCATCCATCCTTTCTATCAAGCGCTGCAACTCGATACGCCTGCCATCTGTTGCAATGGGGCTTATTCATATGATTATCATGCAAAGAAAGTCTTGGCCTCAAATCCACTCTCTATTCAAGAAGCCTCCCAAGTACTTTCCTATCTGCAAGACACGGAAATTCAGCATCTGATGTATGTTGATGATGCTATTTTATATCAATTTCCTCACACTGTAGCCCAAACTCTGGCCTGGTCGGATTCCCTGCCTGAACACCAACGCCCCAATATCCGGCAAACCGGAAATTTCCAAGATGCTATCCATAATGTGGGAGCTATCTGGAAACTCGCCACCAGCTCATCCGATTTAGTGAAACTGCGGGAAATTAGCAAGCAAATTGAGGAGAATCTTGGCCTTGAGTGTGAATGGTCATGGTTTGATCAGGTCGATATCGCCAAAAAAGGCAATAGCAAAGGTATGCGGCTGCAACAATGGGTCGAATCGCAAGGCATGAGCATGCAAGAGGTGATTGCTTTTGGTGATAATTATAACGATCTCAGTATGCTGGAAAGCGTTGGGCTGGGCGTTGCCATGGGGAATGGCGTCGATGCCGCCAAAGCGCGGGCGGATATTGTCACACGGGATAATACCCAGCCCGGCATCGCTGAAATCCTGCGAAAATATGTGCTGTAA
- a CDS encoding ParA family protein encodes MRILPITSPKGGEGKSTHSANLAGFLADAGLRVLLIDADYSQPTSSCIFTLSHEAPAGLYELLMQTAGLNQPDQIISRSAIKNLDIIISNDPDELLPTAMLHAPDGRLRLKNILQHPLFSQYDIIIIDSKGATGIMTELVVLSATHSVLGIIKPILPDVREFLRGTLRMLTRLQSFENYGIRLPSIQILANGIEATNLDRDTLNELADIIEQQRYDTSALGGRRVYQLLQTRIDLLDIYKLGHVRAQPVHRLEYKTNRKSPAAAQTMHSLACELFPEWTAKFDAVLAKQPTGDAQ; translated from the coding sequence ATGAGAATACTTCCTATTACTTCCCCCAAAGGGGGCGAAGGTAAATCGACCCATTCAGCCAATTTAGCCGGATTTCTTGCTGATGCCGGTTTACGCGTTCTCCTGATTGATGCTGATTATTCCCAACCCACATCCAGCTGTATTTTTACTCTGAGCCATGAAGCACCCGCAGGTCTGTATGAATTACTGATGCAGACCGCAGGTTTGAACCAACCCGATCAGATCATCTCCCGCTCGGCGATCAAAAACCTCGACATTATTATCTCCAATGATCCGGATGAACTCCTGCCGACAGCGATGCTGCACGCGCCCGATGGCCGTTTACGCCTGAAAAATATCTTGCAGCACCCTCTCTTTAGTCAGTACGACATCATTATTATCGACTCCAAGGGGGCAACCGGGATAATGACCGAGCTGGTTGTGCTGAGTGCCACGCACAGTGTGCTGGGGATAATCAAACCGATCCTGCCTGATGTGCGTGAATTCCTGCGCGGCACGCTGCGGATGTTGACCCGCCTTCAGTCCTTTGAAAATTATGGCATCCGGTTGCCCTCTATTCAGATACTGGCAAACGGCATTGAAGCTACCAATCTGGATCGGGATACGCTTAATGAGCTGGCTGATATTATTGAACAGCAACGCTACGATACGTCGGCGTTAGGCGGCAGGCGTGTTTATCAGCTGTTGCAAACCCGCATTGACCTGCTGGATATCTACAAACTGGGACACGTTCGTGCCCAGCCCGTGCATCGTCTTGAATATAAAACCAACCGAAAAAGCCCGGCTGCCGCGCAAACCATGCACAGTCTGGCCTGTGAACTGTTCCCCGAATGGACAGCGAAGTTTGATGCCGTATTGGCTAAACAACCGACGGGGGATGCGCAATGA
- the pgl gene encoding 6-phosphogluconolactonase, with the protein MKQVVYTASPNSRQIHVWSLNEAGKLSLLQTVNVPGEVQPMVVNPDGKHLYVGIRPQFSLVTYAIKEDGRLEQQAIAPLAGSPTHISTDRAGRFLFSASYSFNNLSVHPIDENGIVKAPRQIVEGLQAPHSANIDRENRQLLVPCLKEDHIRIFNLDEQGCLTENRADEVTTAAGAGPRHMAFHPKKPAIYCINELDSTVDVLRKWEKYRIVQSIDSLPTDFSSVRWSADIHMTPDGRHLYVSERSESLISHFRVSEDGYHLTLAGHYPTETQPRGFAIDHSGHFLIASGQKSDHISVSHIDNCSGELTQLARYPVGKGPMWVTVLAL; encoded by the coding sequence ATGAAACAGGTGGTTTATACAGCCAGCCCAAATAGCCGACAGATCCACGTATGGTCACTGAATGAGGCCGGAAAACTTTCGCTGCTCCAGACCGTCAATGTGCCGGGTGAAGTACAACCCATGGTCGTTAATCCTGATGGCAAACACTTATATGTGGGAATTCGTCCACAATTTAGTCTCGTTACTTATGCCATTAAGGAAGATGGGCGTCTTGAACAGCAGGCCATTGCACCTTTGGCGGGTAGCCCGACCCATATCTCCACTGACAGGGCGGGGCGTTTTTTATTTTCTGCTTCCTACAGCTTCAATAACTTAAGCGTCCATCCTATTGATGAAAATGGGATCGTCAAAGCACCCCGCCAAATTGTAGAAGGTCTGCAAGCGCCACATTCTGCCAATATTGATCGGGAAAACCGTCAATTACTGGTTCCATGCTTGAAAGAAGATCATATTCGTATTTTCAACTTGGATGAGCAGGGCTGCTTAACAGAAAATCGGGCTGATGAAGTAACCACAGCAGCAGGCGCGGGTCCGCGTCATATGGCATTTCATCCGAAAAAACCAGCTATCTACTGCATTAATGAATTGGATTCAACCGTTGATGTGCTGCGTAAATGGGAAAAATATCGCATTGTGCAATCTATTGATTCTCTGCCAACCGATTTTTCCAGCGTTCGTTGGTCGGCGGATATCCACATGACACCGGATGGCCGCCACCTTTATGTCAGTGAGCGTTCTGAGAGTCTGATCAGCCACTTTCGCGTGTCAGAAGATGGCTATCATTTAACATTAGCCGGGCATTATCCGACAGAAACCCAACCCCGAGGTTTTGCCATCGATCATAGCGGTCATTTTCTGATTGCATCGGGGCAGAAATCGGATCATATTTCAGTCTCACATATTGACAACTGTTCGGGAGAATTAACTCAACTGGCACGTTATCCGGTTGGTAAAGGCCCGATGTGGGTGACGGTATTGGCACTGTAA
- the modB gene encoding molybdate ABC transporter permease subunit — translation MLSEYEWQAILLSLKISGIAVLFSLPFGILMAWMLARCQFFGKSLLDSIIHLPLVLPPVVVGYLLLISMGRRGVIGEFLYDWLGVSFTFNWTGAALASAVVAFPLMVRAIRLSLEGIDQRLEQAARTLGAGSLKVFFTITLPLSLPGIIVGAVLAFARSLGEFGATITFVSNIPGETRTIPLAMYTLLEMPGAEAAAARLCVIAIALALISLMLSEWLTRWGRKRLGAAC, via the coding sequence ATGTTAAGTGAATATGAATGGCAGGCAATTTTACTGAGCTTAAAAATCTCAGGCATTGCGGTGTTATTCAGTTTGCCATTCGGGATATTAATGGCATGGATGCTGGCCCGTTGCCAGTTTTTTGGAAAATCCCTGCTTGACAGTATCATCCATCTGCCACTGGTATTACCGCCAGTGGTGGTGGGATATCTGTTACTGATTAGCATGGGGCGCCGCGGAGTCATTGGTGAATTCCTTTATGACTGGTTGGGTGTCAGTTTTACCTTTAACTGGACAGGAGCGGCATTAGCTTCGGCGGTGGTGGCTTTTCCGCTGATGGTCAGGGCTATTCGGTTATCCTTGGAGGGCATCGATCAGCGTTTGGAACAGGCCGCCCGTACGTTGGGCGCGGGTTCACTTAAAGTCTTTTTTACCATTACCCTGCCGTTGTCATTACCCGGCATTATTGTGGGAGCGGTATTGGCGTTTGCCCGCTCGCTGGGGGAATTTGGCGCCACCATTACCTTTGTATCGAATATTCCGGGGGAAACCCGAACCATTCCTCTTGCCATGTATACATTGCTGGAAATGCCGGGTGCTGAAGCCGCTGCCGCCCGCCTGTGCGTTATCGCGATTGCATTGGCGCTGATTTCATTGATGCTGTCCGAATGGCTGACACGTTGGGGCAGAAAACGTTTGGGGGCGGCATGTTAG
- a CDS encoding VOC family protein — MGDGIGTVNLSRAIFWRGDIRQILGIKMKPATLLIPVPDVEAGLAWYKRAFPAARVVYVAEFDFTVLEIGDFSLDIVQADKKVNSGQQGTVLYWSVPSLYAAIQHFQTLGASLYRGPIKIDNGLGMCQVKDPFGNLIGLKGRFKDEEWRYKSPF; from the coding sequence GTGGGTGACGGTATTGGCACTGTAAACTTAAGCCGCGCTATTTTTTGGCGCGGCGATATTAGGCAGATATTAGGTATAAAAATGAAACCAGCCACCTTATTGATTCCTGTTCCTGACGTTGAAGCTGGATTGGCATGGTACAAACGTGCATTTCCGGCAGCTCGTGTTGTTTATGTCGCTGAATTTGATTTTACCGTATTAGAAATAGGCGATTTTTCATTGGATATTGTACAAGCTGATAAGAAAGTCAATTCCGGTCAGCAGGGAACAGTTTTATATTGGTCTGTCCCTTCTCTTTATGCTGCTATTCAACATTTCCAGACTCTAGGCGCATCTCTCTATCGTGGGCCTATAAAGATTGATAACGGTTTGGGGATGTGTCAGGTTAAAGATCCGTTTGGTAATCTGATTGGTTTGAAAGGGCGATTTAAGGATGAAGAATGGCGATATAAATCACCATTCTAA